In the Pocillopora verrucosa isolate sample1 chromosome 4, ASM3666991v2, whole genome shotgun sequence genome, tgtcaaacaaaaaacaaatttgaagtgaaaaaaacccttaaaaaaacaaaatttatgtgCTTTGTTATCATAAAGGGTTGATCTAAATAtacgaagcaaaaaaaaaaaaaccctcgaaccaaaattttgtgaaaagacgagCTCGGCAATTTGTGCTATTTTTGATATTCGGTGTTGTTCAAAGCTAGCGTTTGAGCGCTGAAGCGATTTtcgctcagaaaaaaaattgttttgctatatttgaaaaaacaatCCTCAAGTCAAGATTGTGGTGTTGATTGCTAATAGGCCCCAAACTCTGTGTTTGTAATGTATTGTTAACTTGCACATAATTTATGGTGATCGCCTTTCAGTACGTAATGTTCTTTAAGTAGCAAAGTGAATATTTTCAGTTGTCCACGTTATTTCGGTTAGGTTAAGTTAAGTAAGTAAGTAGTTCTGTATCTAGCGATTGAagttttttcatgttcattcaaaaagtttttctttgcacACAACAAAGATCtttacataaaagtttttattgtctTATTACTTCAAGAATATTTTCACATAAACATGAAGTCTTTTTTGCTTTTATGATCATTGAAATAGTTTCTGACAGTGTTTTATCAACAAATCTTtacttaacctttaactcctaagatctcattagtaattctccttactgtctggcatatagttcttgtgattttagtttggataatttggtattagttcaacctaattgatatttttctttactcaacACATGTCTGCTTGTCGATGTATAGACATTGTGacgagaaattctttcttggtcacttatgggtgtgaaagggttaaattttaaaactgccttaaccctttaactcccaggatcagattgttaattctcccctttagctgctacacattccctCGTAAacaagttacaagaatttgttgttagatcgAGACAagaacttctacctgataagtttgagtattcttattacctgtttgctgtataatgtatggatattaataGGAGATGTTACATTTTaaatccttacaatatcaatataacaTCAAGCAGGCAAAagatgagaatacagaaaaatatcaatatttagGGAATTAtaacttgatccaataccaatttctccaatCTAACATCACGAGTcctgtatggcagacagtaaggagaattactaatgagttcttgggagttacagagttaaaggtttaagagaaattttgtctgaCCATGTGTAATCTTTTTCCCTTGCGAACTCTTCAAAGAAGCATGGGTGACCGGATAAAACCGCTGAAATTACTAAGAGACGTTCTCCTTCCACCGGAAATGGAcgtagaaaaagaaatggtgGACGTTCTTCCAAAACTGCCGGCCCGAAAGGAGGATATCTTTATTACGTCATATCCAAGATCAGGTTCGTTTACAAGGGACAGGGGTCTTTTCTCTAAAATGTCAAACTCACTGTAAATCAACAAATGATTTGTTTTGATGTCTTCAGTCCACTGGGCATGGGAACTAATTATGTTATTGGCTTGTACTTAATTGGTTCCTCTTCGTCACTATGACTACTCAGAGTAGTCCGAGTAGTCTTAACGGCACATGCATACGGCAACGACAGTAACAACGAAGGGCACAATAATGACATGGCAAAAAGGCTACGTTTGGGTTCAGTTGAGATAGAAGCACAAAGTGATTGTGAAAGGAATTCTAGTTTGACTTGGGACGGAGTGAACCGTGAGAAAATACCTAGATCGCGGTTGGCCCGACCCCATttcccaaagttttttttctcgttcGCCATTTCGTTTTATCCCTTACGTCTATaggacagttttttttacaagattGCAGAGTAACAAGAACGACGATGATACAAGCAAcactaaaaataaatgaaagtaacAACCAGAAAAATTGTAACGAGAGGAATATATGGCCGTTGCGCAAGCCAACCTTCTCGCATGGTATAGGTTGAGCTCGCCGTAAATTATCAGTTATGTATACAGGGCTTTTTTATCAGTACTTTTGAATTAAGTGAAATGATTCCCTACAAACGATTAAGCACTGACTCTCCAAGGTCCAGAAAATAAGCTCTTTGATAATTATTAGCCTCTCATCAATAGCAATGACTTATTTTTGTGTAATGCCTCCTCCTTTTAATAAAGACTGAAATGACGTCTCTGCCGCGATCCACACTTCTCCTTGCAAATGGCAGAATTGTACATTTTCTGGAACTTTGCAAGTTTCTGTTGTCTTTTTTCGCAGGCTCCACTTGGACTGAGGAAGTTGTGTGGCAGATTCTTCATGATGGTAAAATAGACGAGCGTCGATTGAATGAACGAATGCCTTTTGTGGAAGGGATTATTCTGCCTATTAAATCTTATCCCTATACTGTAACAGACCCCGAGTccgccaagaaaatgtttaccCGCTTCCCTGAGCCTCGCGTATTCAAAACTCATCTTCCTTATTGCTTCGTCCCTAAGGGCTCTGATGAAGCTGACAAGCCTCGATACATATATGTTGTGCGCAATCCCAAAGATGTGCTTGTGTCTATTTATCATCATCACCGCAACATGCCTTATTTAGTTGAAATTCCTTCCTGGGACGAGGCGTTCAAACGTTTTATCACAGGAGACTGTAAGTAACATTCCCTTAGCCATTCTTCATGAACAAGGGCTTTACGTCATTAAGACATATAATAGGTATATTGGTTCTACAACTCAGTGAACATCCTTTGATAATAAATTTCAGAAGAGACAAACGTATGGGCAGTTCACTAACATAGCTTCCCGCAAGACGGTGGtagagaaaaaaacacaacaagaGTGCCAAGGCTGACACGTTTGAGAGTTAAacaggaaaaattataaaataactcaaatagtacgcgcgctctgattggccataaaaccattttacatgagcgtatcgttcctctttcattagttattttataaaagaaatgtaaaatggtttccgtgtttacatagcctgatgtaaacacttgggaggttgggagaacacgagataagcgtaggaaaccacgacgcgaagctatcaaacaaacaaacgatgAAATCTCGGTTATGTCTGACTGTCTGATCGTCGATTGGAAAAGGCACCCATACCATCAACGAAACATAACATATCATAGTGAGCTCGCAGGTTAAGAGTCCACCAACGTATAAAACTTAAAGTTAATCAAGCTCTGGGAATGTAATATTTCTGAGGTCTGTTTGGATGAAGGAAATATAAATAGCAAATTGGTACGTTTTAATGAGAAGCTTTTCCTTGCCTACTTTGCAGTTACGTTTGGTTTGCACTTTGATCACGTGTTAGGCTGGTGGGAACAAAGGGACGACCCTAACATTTTGATTCTTACTTATGAGGACAGAATAAAGgtaagaaatcaaagtaaaccATTTATGGATCTTAAAGCTCTTGTAGATGTATGATATAACCCTCTATTTAGCTTAAGGATTAAGGTTTTTTAGTATTTAATTCGCCAGGGCGTTAATCAGACTATTTTCAAAGGCTCTGTGTATGACTTGCGGACGAAGGAAATAAATAGATACCAGAAAGAGAACTCGCGTAAACagatttcttcaattttttcgaCAGTTTAAAAAAGTTTGAGTCTTTAACAATTCACAAGGATTTGCATGTATG is a window encoding:
- the LOC131771071 gene encoding sulfotransferase 1C4-like gives rise to the protein MGDRIKPLKLLRDVLLPPEMDVEKEMVDVLPKLPARKEDIFITSYPRSGSTWTEEVVWQILHDGKIDERRLNERMPFVEGIILPIKSYPYTVTDPESAKKMFTRFPEPRVFKTHLPYCFVPKGSDEADKPRYIYVVRNPKDVLVSIYHHHRNMPYLVEIPSWDEAFKRFITGDFTFGLHFDHVLGWWEQRDDPNILILTYEDRIKDPADAVDKIAKFLSKKISPETRDLIVRQTSFDAMKSSSHTNFTWFEGIKGDGFFRKGQGGGWKDYFTEEQNELFDKVFSERVGDGETAAKLRELMSL